The ANME-2 cluster archaeon genome contains a region encoding:
- a CDS encoding V-type ATP synthase subunit I, translated as MLKAKKVSKAVIIGNKKLLHPTVDILHSIQCIHVEDFTEDDSFLTIGKPGEVASQASNKLVKLRSLTNFLGIKPTHSDKLQNEDAILNELDAKLEKLDSIVNELLDRKNVLGTELKNIDDSIFVLEPLSLLPLDLEYYKGYSSINAIIGYIQGEISGIEQEIRSITTNYELFSSPYNKKNVIALFMPVEYQQQVTDILEKYYFNDIHVPELKGNPGKMMNGMKNRKEDIQLELTSLEDEIADLKGKYMDFILASDEVLSITTEKAEAPLRFATSESTFIIDCWIADDKFHQVEDTLEKNFNGSVMISKLDVEKEEIESSTIPVEYDNPGLVKPLETIMDLYSRPLYKEIDPSVIIFFTFPLFYGLMLGDIGYGLVLFTLGMVGRAKIKTGGMRPLATLLVYCSITTTIFGILFAEIFGFHVFGHHSIVAVLFGEHSALGGIFYNFHALPILNRLGEKDIPILLIISALIGVVHLNLGFILGFRNEAVSHGLKTAVLEKISWMVLQLGIAIFALAALGYIPVVGKTGGLVISLIGVVMLIAGEGGSAILELPSILSNTLSYTRLAAVGLSSVGIAYAINYIVTNLLFPEGGIFIILGIIVLLIGHTVNTVLGVVAPGLHALRLQYVEFFTKFYHGGGRKFNPFGYNRKYTEVK; from the coding sequence ATGCTTAAAGCCAAAAAGGTTTCAAAAGCAGTAATTATTGGCAATAAGAAATTATTGCATCCGACTGTGGACATCTTGCATTCAATACAGTGTATCCATGTAGAAGATTTCACTGAAGACGATTCATTTCTTACTATTGGCAAACCCGGTGAAGTGGCTTCACAAGCCTCTAATAAATTGGTCAAGCTACGATCACTTACAAATTTTCTAGGTATAAAACCGACACATTCCGATAAGCTTCAAAATGAAGATGCAATTTTAAATGAACTTGATGCAAAATTAGAAAAGCTGGATTCAATTGTCAACGAATTATTAGATCGGAAAAATGTACTTGGGACTGAACTAAAGAATATAGACGATTCCATTTTCGTGCTGGAACCTCTGTCTTTACTTCCGCTGGACCTTGAGTATTATAAGGGTTATAGTTCAATCAATGCCATCATAGGTTATATCCAGGGTGAAATATCCGGAATTGAACAAGAGATCAGGAGTATTACAACAAATTATGAACTGTTCTCATCACCCTATAACAAAAAAAATGTTATTGCCTTATTTATGCCTGTTGAGTACCAGCAGCAAGTCACTGACATTCTTGAAAAATATTACTTTAATGATATCCATGTACCTGAATTAAAAGGCAATCCCGGAAAGATGATGAACGGAATGAAAAACAGGAAAGAAGACATACAACTTGAACTAACTTCACTTGAAGATGAAATTGCAGATCTTAAAGGTAAATATATGGATTTCATCCTTGCTTCAGATGAGGTATTATCGATCACTACAGAAAAAGCAGAAGCACCATTGCGTTTTGCAACATCTGAGAGTACTTTTATTATTGATTGCTGGATAGCTGATGACAAGTTCCATCAGGTGGAAGATACCCTTGAGAAAAATTTCAATGGCAGTGTAATGATTTCCAAACTGGATGTGGAAAAAGAAGAGATCGAATCCAGTACAATTCCGGTTGAATATGATAATCCCGGACTGGTCAAGCCTCTTGAAACGATTATGGACTTATATTCCAGACCACTCTATAAGGAGATCGACCCATCAGTTATTATTTTCTTCACATTCCCATTATTCTACGGTCTCATGCTTGGAGATATTGGATATGGTCTGGTACTCTTTACACTTGGAATGGTAGGCAGGGCAAAGATAAAGACCGGCGGTATGAGACCACTGGCAACGCTGCTTGTCTATTGCAGTATCACTACAACAATATTCGGTATACTGTTCGCAGAAATATTCGGTTTCCATGTGTTTGGGCACCATAGCATTGTGGCAGTACTTTTTGGTGAACACAGTGCCCTTGGGGGGATATTCTATAACTTCCATGCCCTGCCCATCCTTAATAGACTTGGTGAGAAAGATATACCCATACTTTTGATAATATCAGCACTTATCGGTGTTGTGCACCTGAATCTGGGATTCATTCTTGGTTTCAGGAACGAAGCTGTCTCACATGGTCTAAAGACTGCGGTGCTGGAAAAGATAAGCTGGATGGTACTACAACTGGGAATCGCCATATTTGCTCTTGCAGCCCTGGGATATATTCCTGTTGTTGGTAAGACCGGCGGATTAGTCATATCATTGATAGGTGTGGTGATGCTCATTGCAGGTGAAGGCGGGTCAGCCATTCTTGAACTGCCTTCAATTCTCAGTAACACACTGTCATATACAAGGTTGGCCGCCGTGGGTCTGTCTTCTGTAGGTATTGCATATGCAATAAATTATATTGTGACAAATTTGCTCTTTCCAGAAGGGGGAATTTTCATAATACTTGGAATTATTGTGCTCCTGATAGGACACACTGTTAACACCGTGCTTGGTGTAGTAGCACCGGGACTGCATGCATTAAGGTTGCAGTATGTAGAATTCTTTACAAAATTCTACCATGGCGGTGGTCGTAAATTTAATCCATTCGGATATAATCGAAAATATACAGAGGTAAAATAA
- a CDS encoding V-type ATP synthase subunit F, with protein sequence MEIAVIGSSEFTLGFRLAGIRNIHETNGKDDLIPIIQNVLNDREIGVLVIHNDDLASLPENFQNMLDELVTPTTIALGGAGESSNLRDKIKQAVGVDLWK encoded by the coding sequence ATGGAGATAGCAGTAATTGGAAGCAGTGAATTTACTCTTGGCTTCAGACTTGCCGGTATAAGAAATATCCATGAAACAAACGGAAAGGATGATCTTATACCTATTATTCAGAATGTACTTAACGACAGGGAAATAGGAGTATTAGTTATCCACAACGATGATCTGGCCAGTTTGCCTGAGAATTTCCAGAATATGCTGGATGAACTGGTTACGCCCACGACAATTGCACTGGGCGGTGCAGGTGAAAGTTCAAATTTAAGAGATAAAATAAAACAAGCAGTAGGTGTTGATCTGTGGAAATGA
- a CDS encoding V-type ATP synthase subunit K, whose amino-acid sequence MVDISIADATVEQILANQKGLIAIGAGLAVGLSGIASGIAEKDIGAAAVGAMAEREELFGKGLILTVIPETIVIFGLVVAILLLFL is encoded by the coding sequence ATGGTAGATATTAGTATAGCAGATGCAACCGTAGAACAGATTCTTGCGAATCAAAAAGGACTTATAGCAATCGGCGCAGGCCTGGCAGTAGGACTGTCCGGCATTGCTTCAGGTATTGCAGAAAAGGATATCGGCGCAGCCGCTGTCGGTGCAATGGCAGAACGAGAAGAGCTGTTCGGAAAGGGTCTTATCCTGACCGTTATCCCGGAGACTATTGTTATCTTTGGACTGGTTGTTGCCATATTGTTGCTCTTCCTGTAA
- a CDS encoding V-type ATP synthase subunit C: MFFNRRGSKKYAYITARVRAMKSKLIQKEVYPKMMNMDLPEITRFIGESEYKQDVDELAQKYSGIDLLEHALNQNLARTYRKLLRISQDEPHYLITEYLRYWDIWNIKTILRGKYYGAPLEEIQEAVVAAGQLGYRQLNSIASMESIDDIKVALENTPYHSVISDYQGGMLSTVENNLDKLYYSRILSSMDKSKGEKLSLKFIRTEIDLKNLKTLFRTKKADLPRDEIMELLIPGGAELKDGDLRRLVSLSWPDFIKSQEDYSYWSSLSEVISEDMPSLMDVEAELDKYAMKYSSKVSHYYPLSILPIFDYIVRKNNEINNLRTIARGKESALSDDIIKKHLVM, translated from the coding sequence ATGTTCTTTAATCGCCGGGGCAGTAAAAAGTATGCATACATTACGGCCCGGGTCAGGGCTATGAAGAGCAAGCTGATCCAGAAGGAAGTTTATCCAAAGATGATGAACATGGACCTTCCTGAGATCACACGTTTTATCGGTGAGTCAGAATATAAACAGGATGTGGATGAGCTTGCACAGAAATACAGCGGCATAGACCTTTTAGAGCATGCCCTCAATCAGAATCTTGCCAGGACATACAGGAAATTGTTACGTATTTCCCAGGATGAACCACACTATTTGATCACAGAATACCTGAGGTACTGGGATATTTGGAATATCAAGACCATACTCAGGGGAAAATATTACGGAGCTCCTCTTGAAGAGATACAGGAGGCCGTGGTGGCAGCAGGACAACTGGGATATCGTCAACTTAACTCCATTGCCAGTATGGAATCAATTGATGATATTAAGGTTGCTCTTGAAAATACCCCATATCATTCTGTCATTTCCGATTACCAGGGCGGAATGCTGTCAACTGTCGAGAACAATCTGGATAAGTTATATTATTCCAGAATACTTTCTTCAATGGACAAATCCAAGGGTGAAAAGTTAAGCCTGAAATTCATCAGGACCGAAATTGACCTTAAAAACCTTAAGACTCTTTTCAGGACTAAAAAGGCAGACCTTCCCAGGGATGAGATAATGGAACTGTTAATACCTGGCGGAGCTGAACTGAAAGATGGAGATCTACGTCGTCTGGTCTCTCTCTCATGGCCGGATTTCATTAAAAGCCAGGAAGATTATTCATATTGGTCTTCACTTTCAGAAGTGATCAGTGAAGATATGCCCTCCCTTATGGACGTGGAAGCAGAACTGGATAAATATGCAATGAAATATTCATCAAAAGTATCGCACTATTATCCACTATCAATTTTACCTATTTTTGATTATATAGTCAGAAAGAATAATGAAATAAACAATCTTAGAACGATAGCCAGAGGCAAAGAATCTGCATTGTCTGATGATATCATAAAGAAACACCTGGTGATGTGA
- a CDS encoding V-type ATP synthase subunit E — MGLENVVNDILEQAKTEVAAIEAEAQDEAAAIIDKAKNEAEKILADSKTEVEANIQRRLKQEKSSAKLESKRAALNAKKDVLDSVYQSAREAISSLPPDKNASMLKAILDEHGSEGARIYSNTRDTKLVKELTDLTFMGEIDCIGGLIIENDDGSVRLDYTFDGILDDVSEQTLKPVSDILFG; from the coding sequence ATGGGACTTGAAAATGTTGTAAATGATATCCTGGAACAGGCAAAAACAGAAGTAGCCGCTATTGAAGCTGAGGCACAGGATGAAGCTGCAGCAATAATCGACAAAGCAAAAAATGAAGCTGAAAAGATTTTAGCTGACAGCAAGACCGAAGTTGAGGCAAATATCCAGAGAAGGCTCAAACAGGAAAAATCCAGTGCGAAACTTGAGAGCAAGAGAGCTGCACTCAATGCTAAAAAGGATGTCTTGGACAGTGTTTATCAGTCGGCCAGAGAAGCTATCTCATCATTGCCACCAGACAAGAATGCATCTATGTTGAAAGCAATTCTTGATGAGCATGGAAGTGAAGGCGCCAGGATATATTCCAACACAAGGGATACAAAGCTGGTCAAGGAATTGACAGACCTTACCTTTATGGGTGAGATTGACTGTATTGGCGGCCTGATCATCGAGAATGATGACGGTTCAGTACGACTGGACTACACTTTCGACGGAATTCTGGACGATGTGTCTGAACAAACACTAAAACCTGTATCAGACATACTATTTGGATGA